From a region of the Primulina eburnea isolate SZY01 chromosome 7, ASM2296580v1, whole genome shotgun sequence genome:
- the LOC140836261 gene encoding formate dehydrogenase, mitochondrial-like: MAMKRAATSAIRAFTSPSLLTRGLHASPGSKKIVGVFYNANEYASMNPNFLGCVENALGIREWLESKGHQYIVTADKDGPHSELEKHIPDLHVLISTPFHPAYVTAERIKKAKNLQLLLTAGIGSDHIDLKAAADAGLTVAEVTGSNVVSVAEDELMRILILARNFLPGHHQVISGDWNVAAIAYRAYDLEGKTVGTVGAGRIGKLLLQRLKPFNCNLLYHDRLKMDPELESQIGATYEEDLDAMLPKCDIVVINTPLTEKTKGLFDKERIAKLKKGVLIVNNARGAIMDTQAVADACSSGHIAGYSGDVWYPQPAPKDHPWRYMPNQAMTPHISGTTIDAQLRYAAGTKDMLEAYFTGEDFLSQNYIVKDGELAPQYR, translated from the exons ATGGCCATGAAACGTGCGGCAACTTCCGCAATTCGTGCTTTCACTTCTCCTTCTCTTCTGACCAGAGGTCTTCAT GCTTCACCTGGAAGCAAGAAGATAGTGGGGGTATTTTACAATGCAAATGAGTATGCATCCATGAATCCCAATTTCTTGGGCTGTGTTGAGAATGCATTGGGCATACGTGAATGGTTAGAATCCAAAGGGCACCAGTATATCGTTACTGCCGACAAAGATGGACCGCATAGTG AGCTTGAGAAACACATACCGGATCTCCATGTGCTGATAAGTACCCCCTTCCATCCTGCTTATGTGACTGCTGAAAGGATCAAGAAAGCAAAAAATCTGCAACTTTTGCTCACAGCTGGAATTGGCTCAGATCATATTGATCTAAAAGCTGCAGCTGATGCTGGTTTGACTGTGGCAGAGGTCACTGGAAGCAATGTCGTTTCAGTTGCAGAAGATGAACTCATGAGGATTCTCATTCTTGCCCGGAATTTTTTGCCTGGCCACCATCAGGTTATCAGCGGTGATTGGAATGTTGCAGCTATTGCTTACCGAGCATACGATCTTGAAGGTAAGACTGTTGGAACAGTTGGAGCTGGACGCATTGGAAAGCTTTTGCTCCAGAGACTGAAACCTTTCAATTGTAATCTGCTCTACCATGATCGACTTAAGATGGACCCAGAGTTGGAAAGTCAAATTGGAGCGACGTACGAGGAAGATCTTGATGCTATGCTTCCAAAATGTGACATAGTAGTTATAAACACGCCTCTTACTGAAAAAACGAA AGGGTTGTTTGACAAAGAAAGGATAGCGAAGCTGAAAAAGGGGGTTCTAATTGTGAACAATGCAAGAGGTGCAATCATGGATACCCAAGCCGTTGCTGATGCTTGCTCCAGTGGTCATATTGCTG GCTACAGTGGAGACGTTTGGTACCCACAACCAGCTCCAAAGGATCACCCCTGGCGTTACATGCCAAACCAAGCTATGACACCTCATATATCTGGAACTACAATTGATGCACAG TTGCGTTATGCGGCTGGAACGAAGGACATGCTTGAGGCTTATTTCACGGGAGAGGATTTTCTTTCCCAGAATTACATCGTCAAGGATGGAGAACTGGCGCCTCAGTATCGGTAG
- the LOC140836262 gene encoding uncharacterized protein isoform X1, which produces MSIMPEMVALKDVNKLPECGRTKESSCNGNLRNPQFDPIERSAEERQEKKAASVVDTPIQRGENENCGEGVTNPEIEYIESENLEDVEDVACCLKTLLLGLSSKDWISVCHALNNVRRLSIFHKDDMVGMLNDVISLIVKSLKNPRSAVCKTAVMTSTDIFKAYNDDIIDSLDPLLVQLLLKSSQDKRFVSEAAESALIALNNWVSPLVLLPKLQPHIKNRNPRIRAKASMCISRSVPRLGAEGIEEFGIDKLILIGASQLSDQLPESRDAARMLLLELQSVYEKSRILEPIAAVSDKPVATSWEHFCQSNLSPLSAQAVLRVTSIAREGIVLRS; this is translated from the exons ATGTCTATAATGCCAGAGATGGTAGCTCTCAAAGATGTCAATAAATTACCTGAGTGTGGGAGGACAAAAGAAAGCTCCTGTAATGGAAACCTTAGAAACCCTCAGTTTGATCCCATAGAGAGAAGTGCTGAAGAAAGGCAAGAGAAGAAGGCTGCTTCTGTGGTTGACACCCCCATTCAACGAGGGGAAAACGAAAATTGTGGAGAAGGGGTGACAAATCCTGAAATAGAATACATTGAATCTGAGAATCTGGAGGATGTAGAAGATGTGGCGTGTTGTCTAAAG ACACTACTATTGGGACTGAGCTCTAAAGATTGGATTTCGGTGTGTCATGCACTTAACAATGTTCGCAGGTTGTCTATATTTCACAAGGATGACATGGTTGGCATGTT GAATGATGTGATTTCCTTAATAGTGAAGTCCTTAAAGAACCCTAGAAGTGCTGTTTGTAAAACTGCAGTTATGACTTCTACTGACATTTTTAAGGCATATAATGATGATATTATTGATTCGCTGGATCCCTTG CTTGTACAGCTTCTTCTGAAATCTTCACAAGACAAGAGATTCGTCTCTGAGGCAGCTGAAAGTGCGTTAATAGCCCTGAATAATTGGGTTTCTCCTCTTGTATTGCTGCCAAAGCTGCAACCTCATATTAAGAACCGGAATCCCCGAATTAGAGCAAAGGCTTCCATGTGCATTTCAAGAAGTGTGCCACGGCTG GGGGCTGAAGGTATCGAAGAATTTGGCATCGATAAACTGATCCTAATAGGAGCATCCCAGCTTAGTGACCAGCTTCCTGAGTCCCGGGATGCTGCTCGTATGTTGTTGTTGGAGTTGCAATCTGTATATGAGAAATCTCGAATCCTTGAACCAATCGCTGCTGTATCTGATAAACCCGTTGCAACTTCGTGGGAGCATTTCTGCCAGTCGAATCTCTCACCTTTGAGTGCACAAGCTGTCCTTCGTGTGACCAGCATTGCGCGGGAGGGAATTGTTTTGCGTTCATAG
- the LOC140836262 gene encoding uncharacterized protein isoform X2: MVALKDVNKLPECGRTKESSCNGNLRNPQFDPIERSAEERQEKKAASVVDTPIQRGENENCGEGVTNPEIEYIESENLEDVEDVACCLKTLLLGLSSKDWISVCHALNNVRRLSIFHKDDMVGMLNDVISLIVKSLKNPRSAVCKTAVMTSTDIFKAYNDDIIDSLDPLLVQLLLKSSQDKRFVSEAAESALIALNNWVSPLVLLPKLQPHIKNRNPRIRAKASMCISRSVPRLGAEGIEEFGIDKLILIGASQLSDQLPESRDAARMLLLELQSVYEKSRILEPIAAVSDKPVATSWEHFCQSNLSPLSAQAVLRVTSIAREGIVLRS; encoded by the exons ATGGTAGCTCTCAAAGATGTCAATAAATTACCTGAGTGTGGGAGGACAAAAGAAAGCTCCTGTAATGGAAACCTTAGAAACCCTCAGTTTGATCCCATAGAGAGAAGTGCTGAAGAAAGGCAAGAGAAGAAGGCTGCTTCTGTGGTTGACACCCCCATTCAACGAGGGGAAAACGAAAATTGTGGAGAAGGGGTGACAAATCCTGAAATAGAATACATTGAATCTGAGAATCTGGAGGATGTAGAAGATGTGGCGTGTTGTCTAAAG ACACTACTATTGGGACTGAGCTCTAAAGATTGGATTTCGGTGTGTCATGCACTTAACAATGTTCGCAGGTTGTCTATATTTCACAAGGATGACATGGTTGGCATGTT GAATGATGTGATTTCCTTAATAGTGAAGTCCTTAAAGAACCCTAGAAGTGCTGTTTGTAAAACTGCAGTTATGACTTCTACTGACATTTTTAAGGCATATAATGATGATATTATTGATTCGCTGGATCCCTTG CTTGTACAGCTTCTTCTGAAATCTTCACAAGACAAGAGATTCGTCTCTGAGGCAGCTGAAAGTGCGTTAATAGCCCTGAATAATTGGGTTTCTCCTCTTGTATTGCTGCCAAAGCTGCAACCTCATATTAAGAACCGGAATCCCCGAATTAGAGCAAAGGCTTCCATGTGCATTTCAAGAAGTGTGCCACGGCTG GGGGCTGAAGGTATCGAAGAATTTGGCATCGATAAACTGATCCTAATAGGAGCATCCCAGCTTAGTGACCAGCTTCCTGAGTCCCGGGATGCTGCTCGTATGTTGTTGTTGGAGTTGCAATCTGTATATGAGAAATCTCGAATCCTTGAACCAATCGCTGCTGTATCTGATAAACCCGTTGCAACTTCGTGGGAGCATTTCTGCCAGTCGAATCTCTCACCTTTGAGTGCACAAGCTGTCCTTCGTGTGACCAGCATTGCGCGGGAGGGAATTGTTTTGCGTTCATAG
- the LOC140837319 gene encoding uncharacterized protein produces MPVKVDWVYAFLDSVRYSRLKYAVSGCTSQTSADHLWKPPSPNFFRLDVDAGFDTKRNKFSVGAIIRDSRGVTRGAHALIICNPGSVLAAEILAIRSGIDLCLQVGMSSVCIYSDSMEAVRVVHNPDLDTGPCGALALEVNSMFVGNQFVSIKHMHRSANSVAHFLARRACNCSSNLLWQDENIPSWLSRFVQSSSLPTQRFQ; encoded by the exons ATGCCGGTTAAAGTGGATTGGGTCTATGCTTTTCTAGATTCGGTTCGCTATTCCAGATTGAAGTATGCTGTCTCAGGTTGTACTTCGCAAACCTCAGCAGATCATTTATGGAAACCGCCTAGCCCTAACTTTTTTCGGCTAGATGTTGATGCGGGGTTCGATACCAAGCGTAATAAATTTAGTGTGGGCGCAATTATTAGAGATTCGCGGGGAGTGACTAGAGGGGCACATGCTCTTATCATCTGTAATCCTGGTAGTGTCCTTGCAGCTGAAATCCTGGCTATTCGAAGTGGTATAGATCTTTGTTTACAGGTGGGCATGTCTTCTGTTTGTATTTATTCTGACTCCATGGAGGCGGTTCGTGTAGTTCACAACCCAGATTTGGACACGGGTCCTTGTGGTGCGTTGGCTCTTGAAGTTAATTCCATGTTCGTAGGGAATCAATTTGTGTCGATCAAGCATATGCATCGTTCGGCCAATTCCGTGGCACACTTTCTTGCTCGTAGAGCCTGCAATTGTTCTTCTAATTTACTGTGGCAAGATGAAAATATTCCATCTTGGCTTTCTA ggTTCGTTCAATCTAGCTCTCTCCCAACTCAGCGATTCCAGTGA
- the LOC140836263 gene encoding protein ANTHESIS POMOTING FACTOR 1, giving the protein MTPLSQLSDDIVRDMSISALFSDFGGKINCLDFHRTADLLVTSCDDDSVRFYDISSAKLLKTTYHTKHGADRICFTHHPSAVICSSKHTLDSDEAPESLRYLSMYDNRCLRYFKGHKGRVVSLCMSPVNDGFMSGSLDHSVRMWDLRVNVCQGMLHLRGRPTVAYDQQGLVFAVAMEGGAIKLFDSRSYDKGPFDTFLVGGDTAEVCDIKFSNDGKSMLLTTTNNHVYLLDAYHGEKKCGFSMDSSVNATIEATFTPDGQYVLSGSGDGKIHAWNISDEPNKVGCWDSYIGVPTCLRWAPRRAMFAAASSVLSFWIPSEEGKPPVEPLSET; this is encoded by the exons ATGACGCCTCTCTCCCAACTCAGCGATGACATCGTTCGCGACATGTCCATCTCAGCTCTTTTCTCTGATTTC GGTGGAAAAATTAATTGTCTCGATTTCCATCGGACTGCTGATTTATTGGTAACATCTTGCGACGATGATTCTGTGCGATTCTATGATATTTCAAGCGCCAA ATTGCTAAAGACAACATATCATACGAAACATGGGGCTGATAGAATCTGTTTCACTCACCACCCAAGTGCTGTTATATGCTCTTCAAAACACACTTTGGATTCTGATGAAG CTCCAGAATCGTTGAGGTATCTGTCTATGTACGACAATCGGTGCCTTAGGTACTTTAAGGGACACAAAGGAAG GGTTGTGTCTCTGTGCATGTCCCCGGTCAATGATGGTTTTATGTCTGGTTCTCTGGATCATAGTGTACGAATGTGGGATCTTCGTGTGAACGTTTGCCAG GGAATGTTACATCTGCGGGGTAGGCCTACTGTTGCTTATGATCAACAGGGGTTGGTCTTTGCAGTGGCTATGGAAGGCGGAGCAATTAAATTATTTGATTCCAGATCATATGACAAG GGTCCGTTCGATACATTTCTAGTGGGGGGTGATACTGCTGAGGTTTGTGATATTAAGTTCAGCAATGATGGTAAATCAATGCTTTTGACAACAACTAACAACCATGTATATCTCCTCGATGCTTATCATGGGGAGAAG AAATGTGGATTTAGTATGGACTCTTCTGTAAATGCGACGATAGAGGCAACTTTCACTCCTGACGGCCAATATGTGCTTTCTG GCTCAGGGGATGGAAAGATACATGCATGGAACATCAGTGATGAGCCTAATAAG GTAGGGTGCTGGGATAGCTACATAGGAGTTCCAACATGCCTGAGATGGGCTCCGCGTAGAGCAATGTTTGCTGCTGCATCATCGGTACTCAGCTTTTGGATTCCAAGTGAAGAAGGCAAACCACCGGTGGAACCACTATCTGAAACTTGA
- the LOC140836264 gene encoding ankyrin repeat domain-containing protein EMB506, chloroplastic-like isoform X1 yields MIVSLGNAMLCPKQQLSSLPASVATAARPVFGCRFSYARGVMCFPNGNAHITNRYLKRMVYSVSKHGGLWEDPDYGSDDSEYEDAAASDDENEDMQGNELDNESDWEAAGNPKTAKTKSTADELSAIKYEEDLVKEVEQLLRPEEREILDRNKAPNIDKLSTAKWKPFHTLALAGQIKFVDGMLENNFDMNLVDMDGMTALHHAVVGKREAVISHLLRRGANPEAKDLDGATPLHYATQVGAVQTVKLLIKYKVDVNIADNEGWTPLHVAMQTRNRDIAKILLVNGADKTRRNKVFVGGKKHTHNIYMNANMKIGICSIVEDLREKCVVNSNLDLIVNKSLDLNLSQDGNTPLDLSLCYGKDFKSYDMAKLLKQVPANRSL; encoded by the exons ATGATTGTTTCGTTGGGCAATGCAATGCTATGTCCGAAGCAACAATTGAGTTCACTGCCAGCATCTGTAGCCACAGCTGCTCGCCCCGTTTTTGGCTGCCGCTTTAGTTATGCTAGAGGAGTTATGTGCTTCCCTAACGGGAATGCTCATATAACAAATAGATATTTGAAAAGAATGGTTTACTCTGTGTCCAAACATGGTGGGCTGTGGGAAGACCCTGATTATGGAAGCGATGATAGTGAATATGAGGATGCTGCTGCTTCTGATGATGAAAACGAGGATATGCAGGGAAacgaattggataacgagagtGACTGGGAAGCCGCGGGAAATCCAAAAACTGCTAAAACAAAGAGTACTGCCGACGAATTATCTGCAATAAAGTATGAGGAGGATCTTGTAAAAG AGGTCGAACAGCTGCTGAGACCCGAAGAAAGGGAAATTTTGGATCGGAACAAAGCTCCTAATATAGACAAATTGTCAACT GCAAAATGGAAGCCTTTCCATACACTTGCTCTAGCAGGGCAGATCAAGTTCGTGGATGGGATGCTTGAGAATAACTTCGATATGAACTTGGTTGATATG GATGGCATGACTGCTCTGCATCATGCAGTTGTTGGTAAAAGGGAAGCCGTCATTAGTCATCTCTTAAGAAGAGGAGCAAATCCTGAAGCAAAAGATCTG GATGGTGCGACACCCCTTCATTATGCAACTCAAGTAGGGGCCGTACAGACTGTTAAATTGCTGATAAAATACAAGGTCGATGTGAATATTGCGGATAAT GAAGGATGGACACCATTGCATGTGGCCATGCAAACAAGGAATAGAGACATAGCAAAGATCCTTTTGGTCAATGGCGCAGACAAAACAAGGAGAAATAAGGTTTTTGTGGGTGGGaaaaaacacacacataatatatatatgaatgctAATATGAAAATTGGAATATGTTCTATTGTCGAGGACTTGAGGGAAAAATGTGTtgtaaattcaaatcttgatttaattgtgAATAAGTCGTTGGATTTAAATTTGTCTCAGGATGGGAATACACCACTTGATCTTAGCTTGTGTTACGGAAAGGATTTCAAGTCTTATGACATGGCCAAGTTGCTGAAGCAAGTTCCAGCCAACCGAAGTCTATGA
- the LOC140836264 gene encoding ankyrin repeat domain-containing protein EMB506, chloroplastic-like isoform X2, which produces MIVSLGNAMLCPKQQLSSLPASVATAARPVFGCRFSYARGVMCFPNGNAHITNRYLKRMVYSVSKHGGLWEDPDYGSDDSEYEDAAASDDENEDMQGNELDNESDWEAAGNPKTAKTKSTADELSAIKYEEDLVKEVEQLLRPEEREILDRNKAPNIDKLSTAKWKPFHTLALAGQIKFVDGMLENNFDMNLVDMDGMTALHHAVVGKREAVISHLLRRGANPEAKDLEGWTPLHVAMQTRNRDIAKILLVNGADKTRRNKVFVGGKKHTHNIYMNANMKIGICSIVEDLREKCVVNSNLDLIVNKSLDLNLSQDGNTPLDLSLCYGKDFKSYDMAKLLKQVPANRSL; this is translated from the exons ATGATTGTTTCGTTGGGCAATGCAATGCTATGTCCGAAGCAACAATTGAGTTCACTGCCAGCATCTGTAGCCACAGCTGCTCGCCCCGTTTTTGGCTGCCGCTTTAGTTATGCTAGAGGAGTTATGTGCTTCCCTAACGGGAATGCTCATATAACAAATAGATATTTGAAAAGAATGGTTTACTCTGTGTCCAAACATGGTGGGCTGTGGGAAGACCCTGATTATGGAAGCGATGATAGTGAATATGAGGATGCTGCTGCTTCTGATGATGAAAACGAGGATATGCAGGGAAacgaattggataacgagagtGACTGGGAAGCCGCGGGAAATCCAAAAACTGCTAAAACAAAGAGTACTGCCGACGAATTATCTGCAATAAAGTATGAGGAGGATCTTGTAAAAG AGGTCGAACAGCTGCTGAGACCCGAAGAAAGGGAAATTTTGGATCGGAACAAAGCTCCTAATATAGACAAATTGTCAACT GCAAAATGGAAGCCTTTCCATACACTTGCTCTAGCAGGGCAGATCAAGTTCGTGGATGGGATGCTTGAGAATAACTTCGATATGAACTTGGTTGATATG GATGGCATGACTGCTCTGCATCATGCAGTTGTTGGTAAAAGGGAAGCCGTCATTAGTCATCTCTTAAGAAGAGGAGCAAATCCTGAAGCAAAAGATCTG GAAGGATGGACACCATTGCATGTGGCCATGCAAACAAGGAATAGAGACATAGCAAAGATCCTTTTGGTCAATGGCGCAGACAAAACAAGGAGAAATAAGGTTTTTGTGGGTGGGaaaaaacacacacataatatatatatgaatgctAATATGAAAATTGGAATATGTTCTATTGTCGAGGACTTGAGGGAAAAATGTGTtgtaaattcaaatcttgatttaattgtgAATAAGTCGTTGGATTTAAATTTGTCTCAGGATGGGAATACACCACTTGATCTTAGCTTGTGTTACGGAAAGGATTTCAAGTCTTATGACATGGCCAAGTTGCTGAAGCAAGTTCCAGCCAACCGAAGTCTATGA
- the LOC140836264 gene encoding ankyrin repeat domain-containing protein EMB506, chloroplastic-like isoform X3 yields the protein MIVSLGNAMLCPKQQLSSLPASVATAARPVFGCRFSYARGVMCFPNGNAHITNRYLKRMVYSVSKHGGLWEDPDYGSDDSEYEDAAASDDENEDMQGNELDNESDWEAAGNPKTAKTKSTADELSAIKYEEDLVKEVEQLLRPEEREILDRNKAPNIDKLSTAKWKPFHTLALAGQIKFVDGMLENNFDMNLVDMDGMTALHHAVVGKREAVISHLLRRGANPEAKDLDGATPLHYATQVGAVQTVKLLIKYKVDVNIADNEGWTPLHVAMQTRNRDIAKILLVNGADKTRRNKDGNTPLDLSLCYGKDFKSYDMAKLLKQVPANRSL from the exons ATGATTGTTTCGTTGGGCAATGCAATGCTATGTCCGAAGCAACAATTGAGTTCACTGCCAGCATCTGTAGCCACAGCTGCTCGCCCCGTTTTTGGCTGCCGCTTTAGTTATGCTAGAGGAGTTATGTGCTTCCCTAACGGGAATGCTCATATAACAAATAGATATTTGAAAAGAATGGTTTACTCTGTGTCCAAACATGGTGGGCTGTGGGAAGACCCTGATTATGGAAGCGATGATAGTGAATATGAGGATGCTGCTGCTTCTGATGATGAAAACGAGGATATGCAGGGAAacgaattggataacgagagtGACTGGGAAGCCGCGGGAAATCCAAAAACTGCTAAAACAAAGAGTACTGCCGACGAATTATCTGCAATAAAGTATGAGGAGGATCTTGTAAAAG AGGTCGAACAGCTGCTGAGACCCGAAGAAAGGGAAATTTTGGATCGGAACAAAGCTCCTAATATAGACAAATTGTCAACT GCAAAATGGAAGCCTTTCCATACACTTGCTCTAGCAGGGCAGATCAAGTTCGTGGATGGGATGCTTGAGAATAACTTCGATATGAACTTGGTTGATATG GATGGCATGACTGCTCTGCATCATGCAGTTGTTGGTAAAAGGGAAGCCGTCATTAGTCATCTCTTAAGAAGAGGAGCAAATCCTGAAGCAAAAGATCTG GATGGTGCGACACCCCTTCATTATGCAACTCAAGTAGGGGCCGTACAGACTGTTAAATTGCTGATAAAATACAAGGTCGATGTGAATATTGCGGATAAT GAAGGATGGACACCATTGCATGTGGCCATGCAAACAAGGAATAGAGACATAGCAAAGATCCTTTTGGTCAATGGCGCAGACAAAACAAGGAGAAATAAG GATGGGAATACACCACTTGATCTTAGCTTGTGTTACGGAAAGGATTTCAAGTCTTATGACATGGCCAAGTTGCTGAAGCAAGTTCCAGCCAACCGAAGTCTATGA
- the LOC140836264 gene encoding ankyrin repeat domain-containing protein EMB506, chloroplastic-like isoform X4, which produces MIVSLGNAMLCPKQQLSSLPASVATAARPVFGCRFSYARGVMCFPNGNAHITNRYLKRMVYSVSKHGGLWEDPDYGSDDSEYEDAAASDDENEDMQGNELDNESDWEAAGNPKTAKTKSTADELSAIKYEEDLVKEVEQLLRPEEREILDRNKAPNIDKLSTAKWKPFHTLALAGQIKFVDGMLENNFDMNLVDMDGMTALHHAVVGKREAVISHLLRRGANPEAKDLEGWTPLHVAMQTRNRDIAKILLVNGADKTRRNKDGNTPLDLSLCYGKDFKSYDMAKLLKQVPANRSL; this is translated from the exons ATGATTGTTTCGTTGGGCAATGCAATGCTATGTCCGAAGCAACAATTGAGTTCACTGCCAGCATCTGTAGCCACAGCTGCTCGCCCCGTTTTTGGCTGCCGCTTTAGTTATGCTAGAGGAGTTATGTGCTTCCCTAACGGGAATGCTCATATAACAAATAGATATTTGAAAAGAATGGTTTACTCTGTGTCCAAACATGGTGGGCTGTGGGAAGACCCTGATTATGGAAGCGATGATAGTGAATATGAGGATGCTGCTGCTTCTGATGATGAAAACGAGGATATGCAGGGAAacgaattggataacgagagtGACTGGGAAGCCGCGGGAAATCCAAAAACTGCTAAAACAAAGAGTACTGCCGACGAATTATCTGCAATAAAGTATGAGGAGGATCTTGTAAAAG AGGTCGAACAGCTGCTGAGACCCGAAGAAAGGGAAATTTTGGATCGGAACAAAGCTCCTAATATAGACAAATTGTCAACT GCAAAATGGAAGCCTTTCCATACACTTGCTCTAGCAGGGCAGATCAAGTTCGTGGATGGGATGCTTGAGAATAACTTCGATATGAACTTGGTTGATATG GATGGCATGACTGCTCTGCATCATGCAGTTGTTGGTAAAAGGGAAGCCGTCATTAGTCATCTCTTAAGAAGAGGAGCAAATCCTGAAGCAAAAGATCTG GAAGGATGGACACCATTGCATGTGGCCATGCAAACAAGGAATAGAGACATAGCAAAGATCCTTTTGGTCAATGGCGCAGACAAAACAAGGAGAAATAAG GATGGGAATACACCACTTGATCTTAGCTTGTGTTACGGAAAGGATTTCAAGTCTTATGACATGGCCAAGTTGCTGAAGCAAGTTCCAGCCAACCGAAGTCTATGA
- the LOC140836266 gene encoding ferredoxin-thioredoxin reductase catalytic chain, chloroplastic-like — MKALQASTSYSVGFGVSSVDSRSIPSRHRHIMSAKVEPTEKSVEVMRKFSEQYARKSGTYFCVDKSVTSVVIKGLAEHKDTLGAPLCPCRHYDDKAAEAQQGFWNCPCVPMRERKECHCMLFLTPENDFAGQEQAISLEEIKETTANM; from the exons ATGAAAGCTCTTCAAGCTTCCACCTCTTACAGTGTCGGCTTTGGCGTTTCATCTGTCGATTCTCGCTCAATCCCGTCGCGTCACCGGCACATTATGTCGGCGAAAG TCGAGCCAACGGAGAAATCAGTTGAAGTTATGAGGAAATTTTCGGAGCAGTATGCTCGGAAGTCTGGAACTTACTTTTGTGTGGACAAGAGCGTCACCTCTGTTGTCATCAAG GGTTTGGCGGAACACAAAGATACATTGGGTGCACCTCTCTGCCCCTGTAG GCACTATGATGATAAAGCTGCTGAGGCACAGCAAGGTTTTTGGAACTGTCCGTGTGTTCCTATGAGAGAAAG GAAGGAGTGCCACTGCATGCTTTTTCTCACTCCTGAAAATGATTTTGCAGGCCAGGAGCAG GCCATTTCGCTGGAGGAGATCAAAGAAACAACGGCAAATATGTGA